The region GACGCGGCGCCGGACTCGAAGCCGGGGTTGGCGAGCAGGTTGGCGCCGGTCGGCGGGACGCTGGTGCCGCCGAAGTCCTTGTCGGCGTAGAGCCAGACCATGTGGCCGATCATGTCGAGGTTCCGGTCGAGCGCGGTGGTGTTGATGTTCGCCGTGGTGTCGCACGAGCGGTGGTAGCAGGGGTCGAACGCCCGTCCTGCCGTGCCGCCCCACTTCTGCGCCTGGGCGCTCGTCTTGATGTCCTCGCCACCGGAGTACATCCCGGTCGTGGCGATGCCGTAGCTGCGGAACGACGCGTGGTCGGAGCGACCCTGCACGTCGATGTACTCCCACGGGATGCCCTTCGACGTGTAGTACGCCGTCATCGCGTCGCGCGCCTCGTTGCCGGCCGCGTTGTCGTCGTAGACGAAGTAGCCCGGGTTGGGCGAGCCGACCATGTCGTAGTTCTGGTAGAGGTCGATGCGGTCCTTGTCGGCCGTCGGCAGGTTGCGCATGTAGTGGTTCGAGCCGAGCAGCCCCTGCTCCTCCGCGCCCCACCACGCGAAGCGCAGGTGGTTCCTCGCGGTGTTGCCGCTGGCGGCCCAGGCGAGCGCGGCCTCGAGGACCGCCGCCGAGCCGGTGCCGTTGTCGTTGATGCCGGGGCCGGCCGAGACGCTGTCGAGGTGCGCGCCGGTCATCACGACGTGCTCGGCGTCGCCGCCGGGCCAGTCGGCGATGACGTTGTACGACGTGCCCGACGAGGTCGAGAACGACTGGAGCTGCGTGGTGAAGCCCGCCGCGTCCAGCTTGGCCTTCACCCAGTCGGCCGAGGCCTTGTAGCCCGGCCGGCCGGTCGCGCGGTTGCCGCCGTTGGCGGTCGCGATGTCCTGCAGCGCCTGCAGGCTGGCGGTCACGTTGGTGATGCTCAGGTCCGGCGAGGGGGCCGCGGCGGCCGGCGACGTGGTGCCGGCGAGGGCCACCCCGGTCAGGCTGGCGACCAGGGTCGTGGTCGCGACGGCGGAGAGTGCGGTCGTACGGATGCTGCGCATGGCGTGGGTCTCCCGAGAGGTGGAGGAACGGCGGTGCTCGTTCACGGATGGAGAACGGGGCGGGGCAGCCAGGCTGCCCCGCCCCGTCAGGTGCGGTGGGACGTCAGGAGACGTTCAGCGCGGTGTCGTCGACCACGAAGCTGGTCTGGAGCGAGGAGTCCTCGGTCATCGTGAAGCGGATGGTGACCGTCTTGCCCTTGTAGGCCGCCAGGTTGGCGGAGTACTGGGTGTAGGTCGCGTTCGTCCCGACGTTGCTGAAGGTGCGCAGCGTGGTCACGGTGGACCCGTCCACGACCTGCACCCGCATCGTGTCGTACGCCGTCGAGCCGGTCTCGGCGGTGTCGGTGCGGATCCAGTACGACAGCGTCGCGGCGGTGGCGGAGGACGGGATGGCGACCGACTGGTTGACGGTCTCCGTGCTCGACGTGCCGTTGCCGCCGAGCCACAGCTTCCACGAGCCCGTGCGGGCGGCGCGGCCGGTGTTGTTGGTGATCGGGCCGGAGGTGCCGGTCCAGCTCGTCGCACCGGACTCGAAGCCCGGGTTCAGCAGCAGGTTGCCACCGGTCGGCGGGGTGGTGGGCGGCGTGGTGGGCGGCGTGGTGGTGCCACCGCCGCACGTCGGGTCGGCGGACTGGGCCGGCACGTTGACGGCGTTCCAGGCGGCCTTGACCGCGTTGAACTGGGCGCAGGTGCTGTCGAGGTTCTTCGCAGCGGTGAGCGTCCAGGTGCGGTACTTGAGGTAGCTCGACGACGAGGTCTTCATCAGCATGCCGTTGTAGAGGACCTTGATCGCGGCCTGCTCACCGATGCCGGTGACGGACTGGCCGTTGCACTTCGAGACGCCGCCGCGCGAGAGCAGGTAGAACCAGTGGTCGCCGGGGCCGGCGGCCGCGTGCACCTCGGCGCTGGGGATCGAGCTGGAGTAGCACGACGGGTCGCCGACGTTGGCCGGGTTGGAGCCGTCGCGGATCGGGCCCTGGCCGACGAGGTCGATCTCCTCACCGATGGTGTGGTCAGGGGTGTCGTAGGGCGAGGGCTGGTTGTCGTAGTACTCCGTCGACGTCGCGAACGCGTCGCCGATGAACTCCTGCGTGCCGCCGCCCGAGATGCCGCCGGGTGTCTTGTCGTCGATGCCGTGGCCGAACTCGTGGGCCACCACGTCGATCGAGGAGATCCAGCGCCCGCCGGTCTGGCTGTGGCCGATCTGGACCTGCGTGCCGTCGTAGTAGGCGTTGACGTCGTTGAGGCCGACGCGGATCGGCACCCAGCCGCCCGAGCCGTTCATGCCGTTGCGGCCGAGCCACGACGACAGCATCCCCTTGAGCTGCTGCGCGGCGTAGAGCGCGTCGACACAGCCCGTCTCACGGTTGGTCGGGTCGCCGTTGCCCCACGCGTCGTCGGTGCCCGTGAAGGTGGCGTTGCCCGAGGCGTTCTGGCACTTGAGCGTGGTCGCGGTCGGGTCGGTCATGCTGAAGCTGCTGCCCGAGCCGCTGGTCTGGATGGAGACCGGGTTGGGGCCGGAGTACGCCGCCGTGCCGGTGCCGTGCGCGATCTGCTCGCGCGACTCCAGGACCGAGCCGTCGTTGGCGTCGACCCAGACCTTCTGCCACGACACGTGGCCGGCGTCGACACCGCGGACCTCGACCTCGTAGGCCAGCCTGGTGCCAGCGTCGCGGTGCCAGATGACCAGCTCCGGCGCCGAGGCGTCGGTGACCTGGTCGACCTGGGACGTCGCGACCCTGGCAGCGCGGGCGGCCTTCAGGGTCGGCGTGGTGCTGCCGATCTCGACGGGCTGCTCCTGGGCGACGGACGAGCCGACGACCTGGCCCTCGGCGTTGGCGAGCACGACGAAGTCGCCGCCGACGACGCGCAGTCCCTCGTGGGTGCGCTCGTAGGCCATCGAGTAGACGCCGGCGTCACCGTCGTACGTGCCGGTGCGGACGAACGAGTCCGCGGTCGCGCGCTCCAGCGCGTTTCCGTGGCCCTGGACCCAGGAAGCAGCAGCCTGCTGGGCCTCGAGGCGGGGGTTGCCCGCCGTGGGTGCGGCGTCGGCCGGGGTGGCGGTCGGTGCCAGGAACGACGCAGCGACCGCGGTCGCTGCGATACCGGCCAGTGCGGCCAGTCGAGATGATTTCACTGGGGTGTTCCAATCGTGAGTTCGAGCCCGAGAGCCCGATGACGGATTGGGTGATGCGGACCAGTGCACAACTTCGCAATCGCTCATACCTTCGTCAATGAGGCTGGATCTGCATGATCGTGCAACGCGAGAAGTTGCACATCCCGACCGAAGATCTTGCGGTGGGTCCGATAATCGGACCTCCGCGGGATTCCGTTGCGCTGAGCGCAATCAGGGCAGCAGAACCACCGGACGCGCGGGGTCCACGGCTGCGATTCGCTCGGCCACGGCGTCCCCGAACTCGGCGTGACCGTCCTCGGTGAGGTGCAGGTCGTCGTCGAGGTAGTCGAGGTCGAGGTCGTCCGTAGGGATGTAGGGGACGCCGTACTCGTCGCACAGGCGAGCCAGGACGCCATCGACGCGCGGCACGGCCGCGACGCGCGACGGCGCGGCGGCGGGGCCGACCACGACGACCTGCTCGGCGGCCAGGTCGACCATCAGGGCCCGGAAGCCGCGCTCGATGGCGGCGTCGGTGCGGTCGAAGTCGTTGAGCCCGCCCTCGACGACCACGAGCCGCGGGCGGACGGCGGCGACGGCGGTGGCCGCGCGGGCGTGGAACGAGACGTGTCCGCACGAGCTCGCGCTCGCGCTGAAGCCGGAGCCGGAGAAGCCGGCGACGTGCACGCGACCCGGCAGCCGGGACGGCCACGACCGGACCAGGTCCTCCTGGCCGAGGCCGACCGA is a window of Nocardioides oleivorans DNA encoding:
- a CDS encoding M28 family metallopeptidase, which produces MRSIRTTALSAVATTTLVASLTGVALAGTTSPAAAAPSPDLSITNVTASLQALQDIATANGGNRATGRPGYKASADWVKAKLDAAGFTTQLQSFSTSSGTSYNVIADWPGGDAEHVVMTGAHLDSVSAGPGINDNGTGSAAVLEAALAWAASGNTARNHLRFAWWGAEEQGLLGSNHYMRNLPTADKDRIDLYQNYDMVGSPNPGYFVYDDNAAGNEARDAMTAYYTSKGIPWEYIDVQGRSDHASFRSYGIATTGMYSGGEDIKTSAQAQKWGGTAGRAFDPCYHRSCDTTANINTTALDRNLDMIGHMVWLYADKDFGGTSVPPTGANLLANPGFESGAASWTGTSGAITSNTGRPAHAGTWKAWLGGNGRAATESVQQQVMIPASATAASLSYWLRTDTAETGSTAYDTLKVQVVSGGTTTTLRTVSNAGANATWAQTSHSLLAYRGRTITVKFLATEDSSVQTSFVLDDTSVTTS
- a CDS encoding M4 family metallopeptidase, giving the protein MKSSRLAALAGIAATAVAASFLAPTATPADAAPTAGNPRLEAQQAAASWVQGHGNALERATADSFVRTGTYDGDAGVYSMAYERTHEGLRVVGGDFVVLANAEGQVVGSSVAQEQPVEIGSTTPTLKAARAARVATSQVDQVTDASAPELVIWHRDAGTRLAYEVEVRGVDAGHVSWQKVWVDANDGSVLESREQIAHGTGTAAYSGPNPVSIQTSGSGSSFSMTDPTATTLKCQNASGNATFTGTDDAWGNGDPTNRETGCVDALYAAQQLKGMLSSWLGRNGMNGSGGWVPIRVGLNDVNAYYDGTQVQIGHSQTGGRWISSIDVVAHEFGHGIDDKTPGGISGGGTQEFIGDAFATSTEYYDNQPSPYDTPDHTIGEEIDLVGQGPIRDGSNPANVGDPSCYSSSIPSAEVHAAAGPGDHWFYLLSRGGVSKCNGQSVTGIGEQAAIKVLYNGMLMKTSSSSYLKYRTWTLTAAKNLDSTCAQFNAVKAAWNAVNVPAQSADPTCGGGTTTPPTTPPTTPPTGGNLLLNPGFESGATSWTGTSGPITNNTGRAARTGSWKLWLGGNGTSSTETVNQSVAIPSSATAATLSYWIRTDTAETGSTAYDTMRVQVVDGSTVTTLRTFSNVGTNATYTQYSANLAAYKGKTVTIRFTMTEDSSLQTSFVVDDTALNVS
- a CDS encoding SGNH/GDSL hydrolase family protein, which codes for MVHRGNLRRVVGASVVVTLLAALMAFYVADRAGAGATRCQQHRVEARERQSIVTGDGEQVLVIGDSWSVGLGQEDLVRSWPSRLPGRVHVAGFSGSGFSASASSCGHVSFHARAATAVAAVRPRLVVVEGGLNDFDRTDAAIERGFRALMVDLAAEQVVVVGPAAAPSRVAAVPRVDGVLARLCDEYGVPYIPTDDLDLDYLDDDLHLTEDGHAEFGDAVAERIAAVDPARPVVLLP